The Pichia kudriavzevii chromosome 3, complete sequence nucleotide sequence TTAGTGGATGAGGAATTACAAAATAATGACGATTTGCCAAACAAAATTTCAGACAAGATGctgaaatcaatcaatgaaattttaaaattatCTCAAGGTTTTTACAGTGATGGATTGATAGAAACCTCAAATACCCCGGCAGACGTGGAATCATAcgaaaaacaaatgaaattaataaaatcaaaggCTAAGATACTTTACTCTAAATTAGGTTATAAATCGAAATTCTCTGATTTGGAATCCACTTGTCGCTCGCTCTCTGGGGATATCCCCTCCACTCAAATCAACACAGgtgatgaaaatgacatGTGGTGATTAACCTTGGGTATGATGATTACTCATGGGTGTGGTGATTACTCTTGTAAGTGATTCTCGATCTCAAACCCAACGTCATCTGCAAACTTTTTGATGACATTCCAATGAACATTGCATTTCCACTTTGTTTGTCCTCCAATTGTGTCTCCTCCTTTGAACTTAACTAAGGCCTTCAGCGACACTAATGTGGCAATTTCCGTCATCAACTCAACGTCGTCAATAATAGTGGTTGAGTCCTCGACATTTGATGTCCAGATGGAATTCAATATCGCAAGCAATCTCTCTAATTTGAAAGGAATAGCTGCATTCATTGCTCTTCTCAACTGCCCATTCCCCGATTCAATATTGACCATTCTCTTTTTTCGTTGTCTTATAATTGAGGAATTATATTGGTTACCCTTACTGAAAAACTGTCTGTCGTATTTAGCTTCATTATATGATGCAAGAAAGGCAGCAATTaataaatattttgttttgaatgaCAAATCATAGTGTCCTTTTCTAACCTCTAATTCGGTTACATTTCCAAGCGAGACTTGGTCCACCTTTGTATATTTTGATAGTGAAAGATCTGAATTATCTAATTTACCGACAACCGCTATTGATTTACCCagcattttcttgttcttgatgAACGTTGTGAGTATATCGTTTTTATCCTTCATGATGGTACCTTCTTTAAGGATTGGATTGAGGAAAATCGGCCAAATCCTTCGTAGTATTGGTAtaacaatttcaacactCAAGCCAAGGTATCCAGAATATGTATCCATCATCAAATCTATAAATTGACGAAATATTCCCTTCTTCATGTTATCATCCAATTCAAGTTCTATTTTCTCAGTTTCGTTTTCAGAATCCGAATTGTCTTCCTCAATGCAGTAAAGTCTATTATCCCAAAATTCTGGCCAATGCACTACTAATATTTCCTTGAACTCTTTGAGTGAATACCTCTCGAAATTTACAATAGGTAACGATAACGTACTTAAATCTAGAAAATCGCATCTGGTCACAACACTGACGACAGAGAAATATTGGAAATCTTCACCTAATTCATATAATCGACCTAAACATTTGATTAACTCGCCTGGATTCTCAAAAATTGGCAATCGGTCGATTCGGTCAAGGACAATGACCACAGGATCAATTCTTCCATTGTTCGCTAGCTTATGGTACTTAATCATCTCTTGCATGCACCCAGGAAACGTGGATATCGAGTCAGATAGTTGCATCTTATCAGTATTTTTAATCTTTAAAAGTTTATAATGCTTAAGCAGTTCTTTTTGTAATCTCCTCAAAATTTCCCGTTGTGTAAAGCAATATTCACACTCAATAATTATATGATTTAGTCCCTTCCCTTTCTTTAATAATTCAAGGTAGGTGTTCAAAGTATATGATTTTCCACTGGAAGGTGGCCCTTCAACAATTATTGAAGGCATCGATAAATTTATATCAGGTTGTAAAAAGGACGTCAGGAGTTGAACCTCGGCACTTTTGTATTTGCATCTTGACAGAAGTTCACCTTTTATATCAAGCATTGAACTGCAAAGTACTTTGTCGAGACAAATCATTTAATAGGAGAAAACATGTATTAATAACGATCTAAACATATAGATTAGGAgtggaggaaaaaaaataaattttctTGTGCAGGTTATATATATTTCTCGTTTCTCGTTGAAGGAAGTCCATCTCTACAGCTCCAACATTCGTCATCGCCTCTATTTAACAGGGGTGTATTTATTCAGCTTAATTAACCCTCTAAGCTTTTCAATCGGCTAACTTGAACTATTTGGATTCAATAAACTCTTATTAAATTAAATAAAACgattataaatatataaatagaGTTGCAATAAAGTACTAGTCAAGACAAAAGTAGTAAATATCTAGCCAGTGCAAGCTTAAGCAATAGTGCAAGTACATAAATTCCAGTTGAAATAAGCTTTCCATGTAGCTTGAGACCAGGTTTCGAAATCAGCATTATCTAgttgttcttgttgttcttgttggATTGCTTTGCCGTTCATTTTTCACTTGGTTGATATATCCGGGGATTACTTGTATTTGTTCTAACTAGAAATAATTAAGGGTttacaagaacaaaaaccATACCTCAACTGAACATCCGATTTTAGTTGATTatttatattcaaaatatccTAAAGTTATCTTAAAATGGGAACACATGTCGTTGATTTACTCTTACACATTGAAGTCGCCCAAAACGGTAATTTTAAATTATCCGGATCATACAATAGCATGCAATAAGAGTGTTATCGcaacatcaaataaataaacgaaatataaagaagttTCAAGTGAAGTAAGTGTTTGTAATACCTGTTGCGGTATTTGCAAAGAAGTCCGATAGAGAGGCAACTTAGTTTTCACGCTTTTGCATCACCAACCAATTGCAAAGTTATAGCTACATTCGCCTTGTCCTTTAAATGCTTACATATATCTTTAGGAGGCATCCTcgaagatgaaaataaaatctaCATTCACCTTTGTATATATGTGTCTGTTACTAAGACATTTGTAGCAAACCATTACAATCTCCCTTTCGGTCTTACAAGTGAAAATTAGTACGTAATAGTTTATTACTGACAACGGATAATAAAACATCTACTAAAAAGAGGaaactttttttccctcAGAGATTGaaacaaatattcaatggtaaaaataaatatatataattaaGTAATTATTACATATATTAACTTTTTCAAGCAACAGTGCAAGTGCACAAATTCCAGTTGAAATAAGCTTTCCATGTAGCTTGAGACCAGGTTTCGAAATCTGAATTATCGAGTTAttcttgttgttcttgCTGAATTAATTTGAAGTTCATTCCTCTTAGGTAGCTACCTCAAGATCTTCTTGTTATACTGAACTAATGAGTAGACGAAAAATTCATTAGCTGTTTCTCAATCTGACCACTACAGAAAAGTGTGTCCCTCCACATTTATACCATCCAGCCAATTAAAAAACGCCATGTATGATACTTATAACGAAAATTTGGTGTTATCCATTGTCACCAccaaaaatggaaatgtaATTAGCAACTGCATGCTTACAAAGTGATAGACGCTCAATATATATGAGCACTCAAATCAGAAATCTTACTACTAAAACTGATTCCGTTTCATAGAGTGCACCCAACAAAggaatttcaacatttggAATCACATCTGTAATCATGAAACGTAACGCTCATGCAAAGAGATTTGGCACTTTTCGCCAATATTAATCTATatgtttccttttcatgTAATATAAGAATGgcatgaaaaaatattttttttcttttctttgttttttgcCAAGATAAGTGAAACGGGGTGGTAAATCATCTATAAAATACACCAGACataaagtttttattttttttttttgtttcagaTTCGCCGGTTATAAGTGGCTAGTTTCTGCTATGAATGAATTTGGAACATTGCAAACTTGGTAACCTCTTCAGAATTTAATAATCTAGGAAGAATTGAGAAATAGGGATCGTATTCTTCATTCTTGACCATGTCAACGACATTGGTTTTAGATTGCATCttcagaagaagattttcATAGTATATCTTGTAAGTTGAATCCTCTATGCCTTCAAGAAACACACGCATTAAACAGGTTGATAAAACGATAAAATTAGAACGTTGTATCCTATCATTCCTGATGACAACATGGAACATAACTCCCACTCTATATTCCTGGTAGTGATATCATTCAATACGTCCCCGTAGCCATTGCAAATAAAACTTAGTCCACAATACAAAAATTTACTCCTTTCGTAGCTTAATCAAAACATGCCATATAATATCATTCTAAACAATATCATTTGTTTGGAAGTCTTCTAAATTCaactttcttttcaatCGTCTTTCTTAAACAGTATGAAACTCAGTTTTTAAAATTGTCAAAACTATATTGCAGAGTGAGCCAGTTTTTTCCACTGTCTAAATATCTAATCTACCCAAGTTTTTACATGTCAGCCTAATAAGATATAAAACGCCATGTATTCTTACACCCTTGACTTTAGGGATTTTATTAATCTTGCATTATTTGTTCAGTACCTTGTTGTCTTCCCCATTAATGTAATCCACTACTCTTTCAGTGTGATTCTCAGCAATAACTAAATTAATAAAACTGGTACCCATTACTGTGTCTAGACAATTATGAGAGCTATAACCAAAGATATGTGAATTATGCTCTACAGTTAGTAACTAGAGAAGTATAATTCTTTTTGCTTCTATTAGATATTAGTTGCATAATGAGTTCGTGGAAGATGACTTGCAAGTACACGATTCACCAAACACTAAGATCGGTAAGGATAATCTTAGTTTTTGAAGCTTTTTAATGGTATATTTCTCTAGAAGGAATTaagc carries:
- a CDS encoding uncharacterized protein (PKUD0C04760; similar to Saccharomyces cerevisiae YNL260C; ancestral locus Anc_1.97), coding for MTCDNSVDFDSVVNLEENFYRDSYHNAHEIGFEHTKLDGKQFGIQTGFQRFVLLGALKKFTQLVDEELQNNDDLPNKISDKMLKSINEILKLSQGFYSDGLIETSNTPADVESYEKQMKLIKSKAKILYSKLGYKSKFSDLESTCRSLSGDIPSTQINTGDENDMW
- a CDS encoding uncharacterized protein (PKUD0C04770; similar to Saccharomyces cerevisiae YNL261W (ORC5); ancestral locus Anc_1.95), which codes for MICLDKVLCSSMLDIKGELLSRCKYKSAEVQLLTSFLQPDINLSMPSIIVEGPPSSGKSYTLNTYLELLKKGKGLNHIIIECEYCFTQREILRRLQKELLKHYKLLKIKNTDKMQLSDSISTFPGCMQEMIKYHKLANNGRIDPVVIVLDRIDRLPIFENPGELIKCLGRLYELGEDFQYFSVVSVVTRCDFLDLSTLSLPIVNFERYSLKEFKEILVVHWPEFWDNRLYCIEEDNSDSENETEKIELELDDNMKKGIFRQFIDLMMDTYSGYLGLSVEIVIPILRRIWPIFLNPILKEGTIMKDKNDILTTFIKNKKMLGKSIAVVGKLDNSDLSLSKYTKVDQVSLGNVTELEVRKGHYDLSFKTKYLLIAAFLASYNEAKYDRQFFSKGNQYNSSIIRQRKKRMVNIESGNGQLRRAMNAAIPFKLERLLAILNSIWTSNVEDSTTIIDDVELMTEIATLVSLKALVKFKGGDTIGGQTKWKCNVHWNVIKKFADDVGFEIENHLQE
- a CDS encoding uncharacterized protein (PKUD0C04775; MFa pheromone), with protein sequence MNGKAIQQEQQEQLDNADFETWSQATWKAYFNWNLCTCTIA